TCAGCAAGCTACCAAGCTTTTCATCAAGGAACCTATAACACTAAATTACTATTTATTCATAACTAAAATGATTTGATGCTAATAGTAATCTTTTGCTCCCTACCATTCGTTATTTGGTGACTGTATTGGACTCTTaatgtatttgcattttattttaatgtgaatatATGCCAccatttgaaaaacagtttgttaTTCGAACCTGGTTAAAAACAACAGGAGACTGTTATAGATGCCAAATATTCTTTATTCAGGACAATGTAACATAACTGATGATATGTGATaaggttaaaaatttttttgatgatatatattttatttacaaactATTATACACTGCTGGTATTAccatatgaaaagaaataaagtcaattGATAATTGCCtcatatttttattgtctgttactttattttcctttgttcagGATAACCAGCAGCCTTTCTTTCTGATATAGAGAATAATAACACAAACTTCCAATTCACAAATTCCCATAAATTTGTCTGGGTGGGGTTTATAGCATGAATCAACAGATCAAAATTTGAGGCTTTTGTCTGAGAAGCCATTGTATGAAAGGAAACAGACAGCTGAGCTGAGGGATGAGGAATTGTGGCAGAGGGGACATTGAAAAAGCAAAGGGGATGACTCATCTACAAATCTGAAGAAGTTACTTGTAGAAAGAGGTGTATGCATCTTTAAAGaactaaatactatttttaatttaactaaaatttGACCAGAGGAAACATCTTGGAGGAGATTACCAAATATTAAAGGTAGAGTGAAGATAACTAGAGAGGAACAGATGTTTTTCGTGGAAGTTAATGTCTCTAAGTTAACAAACCAGCAGGAATCTGTAGGAATACAGCACGCCCAGTTGGCAAACAGCAGGACCTCACATGTTTGTTTAGCTGTATGTACATATGCTTAGGTGTATTAAGGAAGCTGTAGAGACAGAACACTGGGACCACATTAACAGATGTGACTGCACTGCTAAACTTTTACTCTGAAAAAAGAAGTCCTTCTGAACGAGGTTCACATGTTTGATATTTGGAAGCAGTATTGATCGGGTGCAGAGAAAATGGGGCAAAACCCATCACAACAGGTGCCTCTGAAGGACAGTGACGGGGCTCTCAGCATCTGTGAGGTGGTCAGTGAAGCTATGGTCCACGCAGCTCAGAAACTGAAGGAGTATCTTGGATTTGAAGCCCCTCTGAGCAATCTACGCCCAGCTTCAAACACGCTGAATGAGATCTTCTTAATCCACTTCATCACTTTCTGCCAGGAAAAGGGAGTTGACGGCTGGCTCACCACCACCAAGATGACCAAGCACCAAGCCTTACTGTTTGGGGCAGACTGGATTTGGACCTTTTGGGGGGCTGATAAGCAAATAAGGCTTCAGCTGGCGGTACAGACTCTGCAGatgtcttctcttcctcctgtggAATCTAAGCCTTGTGACCTCTCCGATCCAGAATCCAGGGCAGAGCAGTCTGCCAGGAAGAGAAGTAGGTTCGATAAGCTGGAAGAATTCTGCAACTTGATAGGAAAGGATTGTCTGGGCCTCTTTATCATCTTTGGTGTGCCAGGAAAGCCTAAAGACATCAGAGGCGTTGTCTTGGACAGTGTCAAACGTGAGACAGTGAGGAGCCATCTGCCAGGAGGGAAGGCTGTGGCACGATTTGTCCTGGAAACTGAAGATTGTGTCCCCATCAGAGAGCTGCTTGGAAACTGTCTGAGTAAGAAAGATGAGCTGCGAGAGGTGGGCAAGGTTTATATTAGCATCCTCTGAACTGGATATGTGTGATGAGACTGCCCtgtaagatgaaaacaaaaaaaatcctttattctAATAAGCAAGTTCATCCACTTGCATCATCCCAGCATGGAattcccctctcctgcctccccccatTGAATAACAGTGACCACCTGGCTCAAAACATATGAATGTCATTGATtatgcagaggaagaaaaacctTGCCTATGGCTGGGAAGACTTACCATTTAGCTTaatctttcacttatttattcaacaataaaagtaGAAGGAGAGGATAATAAAGTCACCCTTAAAGCTTGatttgccaaaaaaagaaaaaaatgtatctttgtTTGAAATAAGTGTAACACTTGAAAGTGTAAAATGTGTTTTTACTGctgtgggtgggaggtgggtagGATGAGGTGATGGGTAAGACTACAGAATGGGTTTAACTACATTTACAATACCAGTTTCAATGCAGAACTCCTAAGCAAAACCTCacacctctctcttcctcctaccCTGCCAGTACTTCTACTTCATCCCAAGCTGCTTCCTCTGCGCAGAGGACCCTGGTGGGACTCACTTTGGAATCTCCTTGAGTGTTAACTTCACGTACAATTTAAACACAGTAACCCATATAACGATCCCTTGTGATaatgattaacatttttttatccTCTGTAATAAGGAAAGTGTGTTCACATATAAAAACCATTTTTGCTTAAAAGCTTGGGGGGGATTATAagagtactgtaggggaggaaaaataattttccctctacccttctagagGATAGAAgcaaaaaaatgcttaaaagtgTAAATGGAGGATAGTTTCATTCACACCAATTGCTGAATGCCTGTTACCTGTTAGGCCCTGTGCTGTGCCCTGCCAATCCAGCAGTAAAGAGAACAAAGTCCCTACTCTCAGAGAGTTTCCCTCTTAATggtggaagacagacaataagcaacaataaacaaagatatatacatatatttaaaatgcatatttaagaaaaatatatcagggccactgtaaagaaaaataaagcccgAGTAAGAGAACAGACAGGGAAGAAGGTGCAATTTTGTAGTGGGTGCTTAAGGAAAGCGTCAATGAGGCGGCGGCAATGGACCAGAGATCTGAATGAAGAGACAGCATCAGTGTAGATATCTGGAAGAGAGTGTTCTGGGCATGGGGAACTGCAAATGCAAGGGGCCTGAAATGGAAGTGGATGTGGTGTGTTGGAGGCACAGCTAGGAGGCTAGTGTGGATGGAGCAGGGAGCCAGGGGGTGAGTGACAGGAGATGAGGTAGAAGTAGCCAGCAAACACATCAGGCAGATCATACTTTTCAGGACTCTAGATTTCATTCTGAGTGATATGGGGAGAGAAATGCCTCGATCTGATTGACACTTTAAAAACCTCACTTGATTGCTGGGTGCAGACTAGATTGTAGGGTGAAAAGAGTGGAAGCAGAGCCCAGGGGGACAGCTAAGAAGGTATTAAAGTAATCCTGATGAGAGAAAAGGGTGGCCTGGACCAAAGTGGTAGAGGAGGAGAGGTGAAGAGCTCAGCAATAGTTGAAGGTGAAGCATACCGCTTTTGCTGATGATTGCATGGAGGATATGAAATATGTCACAATTAGAATCCTGTATTTCCAAACTTTGATAATAAGAATAAATGtaagggaagaaataaatttgtctttGACATTCCTTCATTCCAGGAAACCAAAAGATTAAGAAAAGCAGTAAAGGGAAATAGGGATGAATAGGCCCAGGAGACATCTcttgaagttaaaaaataattattcttactTGGAATGTGCCTCAAATGTTTTAATACCCAGTCAATTATGTTCCCTTGGCGTGTAGTGACCCCTGTCTGCAGGAATGCTATAAAGAAGAAGTTATCAGGAAAATAGCATCATATGGTAAAAAGAATATTCAGCTTGGAATCAGATGTGGGTTTGAGTCTCAGTTCTTTTAAGAGCAGACTCTAGTGGTTTAACTGTTTTTTCGTGTGTAAAATGGGATGGCTTCAACTAATTCAAAGGAGACAATGCTGTGACAATATTTGCTATACTAAAATGGAAGCTTACGAAAATTTTGAAGAATCTAGTACAAATTGTAACTATTCACGTTATAAACAGCTGGAAGCTATAAATCAaagattcatcttttttttaaattaaaataaaaatgtggagctaattttaaaaatactgtattctcatttattagttttttaaaagtctgcatTCTGGCTTAAAAATTCAAGTACAGAAGTGAAGAAAGTTAAGTCTTTGGGAGTCTCACCTTCACCTCCATACCCACTCTCTCCAGCTTGCTGTTTACCCTTCCAGAACATGTattgcatattaaaaatattttacctaaaTGCAATCATGTGATCTGTAAATGCCTTAtaacctgtatttttaaaaacttaactatACATTGTGGACAATTTTCCATGCTAATAGATTTATATCCACTTcatcctttttaaggctgaacttAGTGGCTCTTAGTCCTGCCTGCATGTTAGATTCACTTggggagcttaaaaaaaaaatcaaaaataaaggtgccagctccgtggccgagtggttaagttcgcacactccacttcagcagcccatggttttgctggttccgatcctgggcgcagacatgacaccgctcgtcaggtcatgtgccacatagcacaaccagaggcactcacaactagtatatacaactatgtactggggggctttagggagaagaagaagaagaaaaaacagaagactggcaacagatgttagctcaggtgccaattgaaaataaataaataaataaaaacactgatGCCCCAAACACATCTAGACCAATTCATCAGCATCTCAGAGGGAGGGGCCTAGACAACTTTTTTTAATCTCCTGAGGTAATTCTAATGTTCAACGAGGATTAAGATCCATGTGTCCAAGAAGTACTTTATATTGTATATACGCAGCATAATATATGTAACCAATACTgttttgatggatatttaggtggCAAGGTGCATCCACATACCTGGATATTTGCATATAGTCTATTTACCATGATTGTGAATTGACAAGCTTTAttgactcactttttttttttaagattttatttttttccttcttttcccaaaaccccctggtacatagttgtgtgttttttagctgtgggtccttctagttgtggcatgtgggatgccgcctcagcatggcttgatgagcagtgtcatgtccgcgccccggatttgaactggcgaatccctgggccaccgaagtggagcatgtgaacttaaccactcggccacagggccagccccctgttcaCTCACTTTTAATAACAAAGTTAGTTTTGCTTAAAAGTAGCTCTCTGACAGAAAGTTGTTGGATTACTTTATGTTTTAAACATAGTAAAAAGTCATTATAATAAAACCTTAATATTTGAAATTGTTCTACacaggactggctacataatttgcggagcccagtgcaaaatgaaaaatgtgggGCTTTTTgttcaaaagtattaaaaatttcaaggacGGCAGAGCATAAGTCAAGCTTAGGGCTCTTCTAAGTGCAGGTCGCATGCCCATGAAACCAGCCTGGCTTCTACAACATGTTGGATTATTTGATCAtggaaattgaagaaaagatTTTCATCATAAGTGAGTGATGACACTTTTAAGATCTTTTCCAACTGAAAAATTACATAATTCTTAGTAACTCCCACATACATGATAGTACATGCTTTACTCTTTACACTGCATGAAACAGATATCATTTTTGCCTGTTGATAGCATTACAAATGAGTTTTAACTTTCAATATAGAAAAAACTTTATTGTACTTGATGCCAGGGAAAATGATAAGAAGTATTTCTCTGGCTTCTATAACTTCAGTCATATCTGTCCACTTCAGTCTTAGGGAGAGAGtaaaacaaaggagaggaagcatGGGCAGGTAGAATGAGGACCAAAGTCTCTTAACAGCTTGCTCAGAAATTGAGAATTCTCTGAATATGAACTAATCCTATAAAGATTCATGCTCCTTTTGTCCCTAAATTTCTATGGTATAGGCCTTGAACTTTATCATACTAAAATATGCAACCCCGAGAGAGAAAAAGTGGCTGCTGTGTTGACCCTGAGCTTAAATTCAATGGTCACCATTTATATTATGCCTTCTGAAACATAACTCAGTTAATCACAACAGCCCAGAGGAAGAtattattgctttcattttccttgaaattgaagctcagagatgttaggtggacttgcccaagatcataaagAAGCAGAGCCTCGATTCAAACCCCATGACCATCTAACTAAAAGGCCAtgctttaaatcttaaaaaaagaggagaggggagaacatCATGTGAAGACGGAGGTAGAGATTGGAATGATGAGTCTACAAGACAAGGAATGCAACAGATTGCCAACAAGCATCAGAAGCTAGGAGACGGGCATAAACATATTCTCCCTCAGAACCTCCATAGGGAATTAATActgccaacacctggattttggacttctagcttctgtaactgtgagaaaataaatttgttatttcAAGTCACAAAGGTCATGGtactttattacagcagccccagaaaactaatAAATCTAATACATCAGGAGACTGCCTGACTCTTGCGCCACCTGAGGTCCCACTCAGACCACAACTGCCCTTTGTAAGCCACATTTCCCCCATCCTTAATGATCATTATTTGCAACTGTCTTTGGACTGACTGCttcgatttttctttttttaatcttcttgttttcttttcattactctttttctattttgggaGTATCGTCCTGCACTTTTGACTCCGGCGCTGAATTCGCAGGCCCACGTGTTTCCTGTTTCTCCATTCTAGGGGCGGGGCAAGACGGGGCGAGCCTGCGCAGTAGCGGCCTCAGATCCGCCCCTTGACGCTGGATGCGCTCGCTGGTCCCCTCCGGCTTGCCGTCTTCGCAGCCATGGCGGCCGCCGTGTTCCCCGCGTGGCTGGCCCTGCAGCCGGGGGCCAGGACCCTGCGTGCCTTCTCCACCGCCGTGTCTCCGGCCACTCGCGCTCCCACACCAAGCCCGCGTGAGTGTCTGCTGCGTCTCCTCAGGGCTTTGGGGGAGGTGAGAGGGCGGAATACCGGGCCCATGATGGCCGCCGCAGTGGCGGAGCCAGCGCCTCCGGGGGAGGCCAGGACGTCCTCTGCCAGCCCTTGGTGGCCAGCCTGATGGGAAAGCCGCGAGTAGGGTTCCGCCCTCTACGCGGAGGTCACCCAGTTATTAGCCGCGGATTTCTGCTGCTGGCTCCTCCGGCGTGGCGAGCTTGCTCCCGCCCTTTTCCATGACCCGCGCTTTCCGGTGCTACCTCCCAGGGCTGCGGGCGCGGGGTCTCTCCGTGGTGACGGTAATATTTGTGGGCAGTGTTGAACCACGGATTTTCcctaaatttaagaaaagaatgcaGCTGTGCTAGAACAAACTGCAGCTCTGAATTGCAGTCCTAGCTATGCCACCTAACGGGGTGACCTTCATTTAGTAGGCATTATTGAGATGACCTTCATTCAAGAGGGATTATAGGGATGCTTGATAACCGTTCTTGCCCTGCGGAGTCTAGCGGGAATTCTAGATGTTAACGGAAAAGTACTATGCTGTGTGAGGTGCTGTAATAGAAGCGTGAATAGATTAATGGGAACATTGAGGAGGCGCCTTCAAGAGTCAGGAAAAGCTCAGTCAAGGGGGCATGGCCAGTCATTCATTAGGTCCTGTGAGCGCTACCTCCTTTAGTCTCTCTCGTCTTCATACTACTAACAGCCCAGTCCAGGCCACCGTCTCTCATTTCTACAGTAGTTTCTTTATTGGGCCTCATTTCCGCTCTTTCCTGCGTTGAATTCTCACAATGCCCAGAGTGAAGTGTTCAAAAAGCAAATCTTATCTTGTCACTCCCTTGTTCACAATCTACAAAGGATTTCTCATTGCTTTAAGATAAGTGATACATTTCTTAATGCATCCTAGTGGCTCTTCATAATCTTAACActtgtctctttttaaattttcattcattcattcattcattctacaaatacttaactcctgtgtgccaggcagtgttccagATACTGGAGTACAACAAGGTCCCTCACCTTATGAAGTTTATATTCTTTGGGGAAAGTCAGACTATAAAGGGGTAAACAGCTGAATACAATGTCAGTTAGTGATTAGTGCTCTGAGGAAAAATAATGCAGGGTGTTGAGAATAATGGACTGGGGACTAGTGGCTATAGGGTAGGATAAGATAGGGTAGGCAGGAAAGACCTCCCTGGGAAAGTGACATTGAGCAGAGCCCAGAGCCATGCTGAGATCCTGGGGAAGAGCATTGTTGGCATTGGGAACTGCACACGCAAAGGCGCACAAGTTAGAACAAGTTTGGGGTGTGATCAAGGAAcagaaaggccagtgtggctggagggaagTGAGCAGAGAGGACAGTGGTAGTGTAAAACATCAGAGAGataagtaggggccggcccccatgaccgagtggttaaagtttgccTGCTCgcctgcagcggcccagggtttcgccagttcggatcctaggcgcggacatggcaccgctcatcaggccatgttgaggcgacatcccacatgctacaactagaaggacctgcaactaagatatacaactatgtacaagggggatatggggagataaagcagaaaaaaaagaaaaaagaaagataagtaaTGGCCTGATCTTGGAAAGGCTTGTAGGTATTTGGCTTGGATTTTATCATAAGTTTGGGATCACATTGGAAGGCTTTGAGGAGGAGAACAGTATGATGtaatttacacttttaaaagatcGCTGGCTACTGTGTGGAGAACTAACTTTAGGGGAGAATACTGGAAGCCAGGAGACCCGTTGGGAAGCTGTTGCGGTAGTTCAAATGAGATGACGGTGACTTGAATTGATGTCgtagtggaggtggtggtggggttgGATTTGTCCTGAGAAATTAGATGAGTGGCGTTACTGTTTCCAGGGATTGAGCAGACTGAAGAAGGAGATCAAAAGCTCTGCCAGTGATGCGTTGTCGTTGAGATGCCTATTAAATATCTGCAACTTCTTTTCTCAGTGCTCTCTCTTTCTACTCTTCAATTGCAGTCATACTGAACTTCCTTACTTtgattttccatcttctctttctctctagaaTACTTTTTTTCACTTGCCTGTTCCCATGGCTACCTCCTCCTCATCCTTAAGGTTTTAGCTTGAAGTCCACTTCTTTGGGGAGATTTTCCCCAACTAATTGACTAGGTTTGGTCCCCTGCTATATATCTTCATTAATACTTATCACTATTTATTGGAATTACTTGTTAAATGGTTGTCTTATTTGACAGACTTTACCGTGTGTGAGAGCAAGGCctgtgtttttcttgttctttgctgCCTTCCTAGTTTCTGGTACACGGTATCacaatttttgaatgaataaatgaattaatattgagGGATGAATAAGAATTCTTCAGATGAATTAGTGAGGTGTGGAGGTGGAAGGGAACAGAAGCCGGGC
This DNA window, taken from Equus przewalskii isolate Varuska chromosome 5, EquPr2, whole genome shotgun sequence, encodes the following:
- the REP15 gene encoding rab15 effector protein; translated protein: MGQNPSQQVPLKDSDGALSICEVVSEAMVHAAQKLKEYLGFEAPLSNLRPASNTLNEIFLIHFITFCQEKGVDGWLTTTKMTKHQALLFGADWIWTFWGADKQIRLQLAVQTLQMSSLPPVESKPCDLSDPESRAEQSARKRSRFDKLEEFCNLIGKDCLGLFIIFGVPGKPKDIRGVVLDSVKRETVRSHLPGGKAVARFVLETEDCVPIRELLGNCLSKKDELREVGKVYISIL